One genomic region from Populus nigra chromosome 8, ddPopNigr1.1, whole genome shotgun sequence encodes:
- the LOC133700466 gene encoding auxin-responsive protein SAUR71-like, with the protein MGVGVIAKKLSKLIGARGVKRLGGTTTPLPPKGYVPICVGFNNDTRRFIVHTKAFGEAEFLQLLYRSAEEYGFHNEGILRIAYEARDFEEWMITRAKGKAVPVKSV; encoded by the coding sequence ATGGGAGTGGGAGTGATAGCGAAGAAGCTGAGCAAATTAATCGGAGCTCGAGGGGTCAAGAGACTAGGAGGTACCACTACTCCATTGCCACCTAAAGGTTATGTTCCCATTTGCGTAGGGTTTAACAATGATACCAGGCGATTCATTGTTCATACAAAAGCATTTGGCGAGGCAGAGTTCTTGCAGCTTCTGTATAGATCAGCTGAAGAATATGGTTTCCATAATGAAGGAATTCTGAGGATTGCATATGAAGCAAGGGATTTCGAGGAGTGGATGATCACTAGGGCTAAGGGAAAGGCTGTTCCGGTTAAATCCGTCTAA